In Vanrija pseudolonga chromosome 4, complete sequence, a single window of DNA contains:
- the atxn2 gene encoding Ataxin-2, whose amino-acid sequence MAHIVQSLENAVEAGVQGIIGIAEGFVGAAAPATSGTSSGSAPAASNGADAAPIDTATSASAPIPIVASSGGENGFAHALRAQNDPSPTSLASRLAIASQDTLVQLADVPSGWIHVQSTYLDAAGGQKRVRSFGLRNVSDGKVDVEIGSDLGHQVVFWAADDEKAPSSSESSTSSLSNSAGSPSLNLSLPVGSTTTVFLAFQPTSSQPASPAGGASTPSTDDGFTPRVLPAGAAGTNTELSPVPRLPSAASTSILSDTGSNAASQSSMSASGSIVRDASASTRRSDPVHRSFSVHGSILVRATKPAQWDDAAADTLSPPFPVGPQAHQNVALPFFATVCRSFFSAALIDPATGLATAPQLQSGQLLIDFGCDNVVGTEAHRDIILVNRSEIDLIWNTTVVNARHKDSVWFSLRDLDSENVFGVDNSPEPVPLPALSSRHLRLSLRPLAPVPEFDFDFVISNVHQSGNAVNVRATGSCGASPHDNTLRILSGTSLDFGQIPDGSWAKKLVIAKNMGDRPIDVHFSATPGYDVVYRLAGVAGEDIDEDVPVRPRDKRAEVLSRTSTKDTRDSNRGRDIASTLRYAASEAAGPASGSARSHVFTDASSVTTDTRTLNESEDWSAFGVSDRESSIPPSRPLSRVTSRASSYRPTRGENESDDEDSQHLSPNETGPTEETKPSDNLGDRDIPNQIEELTMRPGTEYRVFAMYRPARDLVNPPDVAGALRSSSFKLFFDWAPSSQRSRPGARTRQAVHCTATSCTSIISIPSGHLIDFGEVTVGASKSTTIQIENMSALSARVEIAAISKVLNTNRNIIVIPPFETVTERIDFFPRRINERYEKQVFVRNLFNRENNQLIEVRSKNVDVYNVTLHSHLYRILTPSGSNFLDFGSVVINSPSIRTVQFQNLTQKPLVLDLTASQPEDVELYVKAGDAPVPQVAPAILAKYNYLTADSDRPNGNLKERFVESLQDKDQGANDSKPPSKSKAREKSVTRGVKEGEKASIGSSLAATLKKGGRGKHVQLYGDSCTFKDRTLLDDAEYLDLASGPPISAHRTPATSKRAQLLESISHEDKTKLSGQHPKVLKLDFSAAAKANGLYLKEPKPKKVKSGSSTKRDPSTPGRHRRNRDQAPPTTPSRVGSRTDAPSSPTTIQPILKAPILKSQSAGSKSPALTGKRIELKGDPASVSDVTKLSPDELIVAIEQHEAKRSTQAVTHLTSEEEEQYVRRLLALRKEFQNSVSGGKFVAARVLTVPPGSSRQLVVLMTPNGSTRPHISTRAKRAESRIFIKLMEYDHSLLSSAVGESFTELSELPVRDLVIRSSCVRSVLEVQQSSINFGTCERGEIKSRTIVIHNKSDCVGVFRMRTSGSIASGNLKLGLGRYGVISAFGRKEVASFSFTPTMVGNFQETIAVENVLDSFNDQNVLVKATVRKMPALSLDVTKLDIVPTSTGEWPSNSGFVITNMSKTERTFVVEAADAPAGAFADISLALDEKDAGVALSKVEEEEVEAMLQKLKIARRKNKPDKIAKYEKRLAELGVTTAASEPEPAAGAEAGSAPLSGAASPVVPSATASRCVVVTLQANKKAKILVNLVPGSDGSEAFVSTVKVFDRKNTDESVTIDVSAQPKPVEQAPAPIKPTSEDPLNLAIMRHCLELTLKCPVSPTAFCVGSTLFLPTSEPLFATLKPYFSTFTHPVTGTDAGLILADGYSRQIPGNTHAEANALTNFRERMTELEDSHPESSLPSASEVLAQSECFATMEPCSVRTSGGPSCAHELVRAHVKTVFLGVEEPPDFVQCEGVNILEQGGVQPASAKCQRPCLLSFSVLTRHPPEFQTDTDISANARGGERELKPWSPDDDAPNGAANGRGSPAGNRDTITFGGPMSTIPWDQFEVNERLFGAKTDYDEEIYTTKLDRSGAGFKKRERDADRIANEILSKTSNNSHMAEERGQATPGDKDEEEKYSGVVRNPNAYVPPGARKGGAGIPARKPEQPKAEAKPAAAAAAADKAPEVAAPVPVTPASKTNGSAPSAPPATAPAAAEAPTIPIVQAPSPTPASIPTRSSADPVIDPAIASQGPRAAPTTMMRSTSQVPPASNGTDAAAAVPLSTSPALQSIPPMGAVVDQARQFVNLERERVEARKQSMAKTERAHVLSDLKAWQSKFKVPLPIPKDILPILTKDEVKQKAIEEKATKALHEEKPKAASKSPSPSPAPPAAAAVAARPPPSPQPDAPKPAAAAGPKKIAMKIPEIPPFKRKAPPAVPVPETAAQNISLVTSPTPSHTSITSGGAAAKLNPNASAFVFKPNPSAAAFKPSDSSAVNSPASQAAKLPGTPVLAGAGAAAAAASSTSNSSKNPFYREGPPKRLTVNPRDDFNPFRHGQVPSASAVAPQWPYTGRRSSVALSGPPVHPGMQPGSFEGEDPSSPHQGPPPMLQGGVPPQFMNYYRYPPGMHPQMQGGMLGPMFQPGSGFISPQQMGQSPSHHGQPPHPGPNGMPLYFPNGMPPNAQFFPPQMQYHPNGPGRPGPGGPMFYTGQIPHQAPHMQPQLSFTGQPGGQPHFQQQSLPPQGGPPAPPQHGFEGSPVHGSKG is encoded by the exons TATCCCCATCGTCGCGAGCAGCGGTGGCGAGAACGGCTTTGCCCACGCCCTTCGCGCTCAGAATGACCCATCTCCAACGTCATTGGCATCGCGCCTCGCAATCGCGTCGCAAGACACGTTGGttcagctcgccgacgtcccATCAGGCTGGATCCATGTCCAGTCGACATATCTCGATGCGGCCGGTGGCCAGAAGCGAGTCCGCTCGTTTGGTCTGAGAAATGTCTCGGACGGCAAAGTGGACGTTGAAATTGGCTCGGACCTAGGCCACCAGGTCGTGTTCTGGGCGGCTGACGACGAGAAAG CTCCGTCGTCTTCCGAatcgtccacctcgtccttaTCGAACAGCGCAGGGTCTCCATCCTTGAATCTCTCGCTGCCCGTGGGCTCGACCACGACAGTGTTTCTCGCCTTCCAGCCCACATCGTCGCAGCCCGCGTCCCCAGCAGGTGGCGCTTCAACCCCGTCAACAGACGACGGCTTTACCCCACGTGTGTTACCGGCTGGCGCAGCCGGGACAAATACAGAGCTCTCGCCCGTCCCCAGACTCccgtcagcggcgagcaccAGCATCCTCTCAGACACGGGCTCGAATGCCGCCTCCCAGTCGAGCATGTCGGCATCAGGAAGTATTGTTCGCGACGCGTCTGCTTCCACTCGCCGATCTGACCCTGTCCACCGGTCGTTCTCGGTCCACGGCTCCATCCTCGTCCGCGCGACAAAACCGGCCCAGTgggacgacgccgcagcggaCACACTCAGCCCACCGTTCCCGGTTGGGCCCCAGGCCCATCAAAACGTTGCCCTCCCGTTCTTCGCGACAGTCTGCCGTTCATTCTTCTCGGCGGCATTGATAGACCCCGCCACCGgtctcgccaccgccccacAGCTCCAGTCTGGCCAGCTCCTCATCGACTTTGGCTGCGACAATGTTGTGGGGACCGAAGCTCACCGCGACATCATTCTCGTCAATCGCTCAGAGATTGACCTGATCTGGAACACGACTGTCGTCAACGCACGCCACAAGGACAGCGTCTGGTTCTCTCTTCGGGATCTCGACTCTGAGAACGTCTTTGGAGTCGACAACTCGCCCGAACCAGTGCCCCTGCCTGCCTTGTCGTCTCGTCACCTCCGGCTATCTCTCCGCCCTCTGGCCCCCGTGCCAGAGTTTGACTTTGACTTTGTCATTTCGAATGTGCACCAATCAGGAAATGCGGTCAATGTTCGAGCCACCGGCTCGTGCGGCGCCAGCCCTCACGACAACACGTTGCGCATTCTCAGCGGCACATCGCTGGACTTTGGTCAAATCCCAGACGGCTCGTGGGCAAAGAAGCTCGTCATTGCCAAGAACATGGGCGATAGGCCAATCGACGTCCACTTCTCGGCTACGCCTGGCTACGACGTCGTCTACAGGCTGGCAGGAGTGGCGGgcgaggacattgacgaggacgTGCCCGTGCGCCCACGCGATAAGAGGGCAGAGGTTCTCTCGCGGACGTCAACAAAGGACACGCGGGACTCTAACCGCGGTCGCGACATTGCCTCCACATTGAGGTACGCAGCATCAGAGGCTGCcgggccagccagcggcagcgcaaGGTCGCACGTCTTCACCGATGCGTCGAGCGTGACGACGGACACCCGGACGCTTAATGAGTCGGAAGATTGGTCGGCTTTTGGCGTCAGTGACCGCGAAAGCTCCATTCCGCCATCGCGCCCGCTCTCACGCGTCACCTCGCGGGCATCCAGCTACCGACCGACGCGAGGAGAGAACGAGTCTGATGACGAGGACTCTCAGCACTTGTCTCCAAACGAGACAGGGCCAACAGAGGAGACCAAGCCATCAGATAACCTTGGCGACCGCGATATTCCCAATCAGATCGAGGAGCTCACGATGCGCCCTGGCACAGAGTACCGCGTTTTTGCCATGTACAGACCAGCACGCGACCTGGTCAACCCGCCAGACGTCGCTGGTGCCCTCAGGTCATCGTCGTTCAAGCTCTTCTTTGATTGGGCTCCATCGAGCCAGCGTTCCCGCCCAGGAGCGCGCACAAGACAAGCGGTTCACTGCACCGCGACGTCGTGTACGTCCATCATATCTATCCCATCTGGTCACCTTATCGACTTTGGAGAGGTTACCGTCGGCGCATCAAAGTCGACCACCATTCAGATCGAGAACATGAGCGCGTTATCCGCTCGTGTTGAGATTGCCGCCATTTCAAAGGTTCTCAACACCAACAGAAATATCATTGTCATTCCACCATTCGAAACGGTTACTGAGCGAATCGACTTCTTCCCCCGAAGAATAAACGAGCGATACGAAAAGCAGGTGTTTGTCCGCAACCTCTTTAATAGAGAGAACAACCAGCTCATTGAAGTGCGATCCAAGAACGTTGACG TTTATAATGTTACCCTGCACTCTCACCTCTACCGAATTCTTACGCCCTCCGGGAGCAACTTCCTCGACTTTGGCTCGGTGGTCATCAACTCGCCCTCTATCCGCACGGTTCAGTTCCAGAACCTCACGCAGAAGCCGCTTGTCCTGGACCTCACGGCCTCGCAGCCAGAGGACGTCGAGCTGTATgtcaaggccggcgacgccCCTGTGCCCCAAGTGGCACCTGCCATCCTGGCCAAGTACAACTACCTcacggccgactcggaccGACCAAATGGCAACCTCAAGGAGCGCTTTGTCGAGTCACTCCAAGACAAGGACCAGGGAGCCAACGACTCCAAGCCGCCGTCCAAGTCCAAGGCACGCGAGAAGAGTGTCACAAGAGgcgtcaaggagggcgagaaggcctCTATCGGCTCTTCGTTGGCGGCAACCCTCAAAAAGGGCGGCCGTGGCAAGCATGTGCAGCTGTACGGTGACTCTTGCACGTTCAAGGACCGCACTCTGCTCGATGATGCCGAGTACCTTGACCTAGCGTCCGGACCCCCAATCTCTGCCCACCGCACCCCTGCCACCTCCAAGCGTGCACAGCTTCTGGAGTCGATTTCGCACGAAGACAAGACCAAGCTCTCTGGCCAGCACCCCAAGGTGCTCAAACTTGACTTTTCGGCggctgccaaggccaacgGCCTGTACCTCAAGGAGCCCAAGCCTAAGAAGGTCAAGTCGGGTTCGAGCACCAAGAGGGACCCGTCTACGCCCGGAAGACACC GTCGGAATCGTGACCAGGCACCCCCAACGACACCTTCCAGAGTGGGGTCGCGAACCGACGCTCCttcgagcccgacgacgatcCAGCCGATCCTCAAGGCGCCGATCCTCAAGTCGCAGTCGGCAGGCTCCAAGTCGCCAGCCCTGACAGGCAAGCGTAtcgagctcaagggcgaCCCGGCATCGGTCTCGGACGTCACCAAGCTCAGCCCAGACGAGCTCATTGTCGCGATCGAGCAACACGAGGCCAAGCGCTCCACCCAGGCTGTCACCCACCTCACttccgaggaggaggagcagtATGTCCGTCGCCTTCTGGCCCTGCGCAAAGAGTTCCAGAACTCggtcagcggcggcaagtTTGTGGCGGCCCGTGTCTTGACGGTCCCCCCGGGATCGTCGCGCCAGCTTGTGGTTCTCATGACTCCGAACGGCTCCACGCGACCCCACATCTCGACCAGagccaagcgcgccgagtcTCGCATCTTCATCAAGCTCATGGAGTATGACCACTCTCTTCTCAGCTCTGCTGTCGGCGAGTCGTTCACCGAGCTGTCCGAGCTCCCTGTTAGGGACCTCGTGATTAGATCATCGTGTGTCCGCTCGGTCCTCGAGGTTCAACAGTCGTCCATCAACTTTGGCACCTGTGAACGCGGCGAGATCAAGTCGCGCACCATTGTCATCCACAACAAGAGCGACTGTGTTGGCGTCTTCCGCATGCGCACTTCGGGATCCATTGCCTCTGGTAAtctcaagctcggcctcggccgaTACGGAGTTATTTCGGCGTTTGGACGCAAGGAGGTTGCGTCATTCTCATTCACACCGACAATGGTGGGCAACTTCCAAGAGACGATTGCTGTTGAAAACGTACTCGACTCATTCAACGACCAAAACGTGCTGGTCAAGGCAACGGTGCGCAAGATGCccgcgctctcgctcgacgtcaCCAAGCTGGACATTGTTCCTACCTCGACCGGCGAGTGGCCCTCCAACTCTGGCTTTGTCATCACCAACATGTCCAAGACGGAGCGCACCTTTGTTGTCGAAGCTGCCGATGCTCCGGCTGGTGCGTTTGCGGACATCTCTCTCGCACTCGACGAAAAGGACGCCGGTGTGGCCCTGTCCAAGgtggaggaagaggaagtgGAGGCCATGCTGCAAAAGCTCAAGATTGCGCGCCGCAAGAACAAGCCCGACAAGATTGCAAAGTACGAGAagcgccttgccgagctGGGTGTTACAACTGCTGCTTCCGAGCCAGAGCCCGCCGCGGGTGCCGAGGCGGGCAGCGCACCTCTGTCTGGCGCGGCCAGCCCCGTGGTGCCCTCTGCCACTGCTTCCCGTTGCGTCGTGGTCACCCTCCAGGCAaacaagaaggccaagattTTGGTCAATCTCGTCCCCGGCTCGGATGGCAGCGAAGCCTTTGTTTCCACCGTCAAGGTGTTTGACCGCAAGAACACCGACGAGTCGGTCACGATTGACGTCTCGGCTCAGCCCAAGCCTGTGGAACAGGCTCCTGCACCAATCAAGCCGACTTCGGAAGACCCCCTCAACCTGGCCATCATGCGTCACTGCCTCGAGCTCACCTTGAAGTGCCCGGTCTCGCCCACTGCATTCTGTGTTGGTTCGACGCTGTTCCTCCCCACGTCCGAGCCGCTCTTTGCGACCCTCAAGCCCTACTTTTCGACCTTTACGCACCCTGTCACTGGCACCGATGCTGGTCTCATCCTGGCAGACGGATACTCGCGCCAGATTCCGGGCAACACAcatgccgaggccaacgccCTGACAAACTTCCGCGAGCGAATGACGGAGCTGGAAGACTCCCACCCCGAGTCTTCTCTTCCTTCGGCGTCTGAAGTGCTCGCCCAGTCCGAGTGCTTTGCGACAATGGAACCGTGCTCTGTTCGCACGTCTGGCggcccgagctgcgcgcacgagctcgttCGCGCCCACGTCAAGACGGTCTTTttgggcgtcgaggagccaCCCGACTTTGTCCAATGCGAGGGTGTCAACATTCTCGAACAAGGGGGCGTGCAA cccgccagcgccaagtGCCAGCGCCCCTGCCTGTTGAGCTTCTCAGTGCTCACACGCCACCCCCCAGAGTTCCAGACAGACACCGACATCTCGGCCAATGCCcgcggtggcgagcgcgagctcaagCCGTGGTCACCTGATGATGACGCGCCAAACGGCGCTGCCAACGGCCGTGGCAGCCCCGCTGGCAACCGCGACACCATCACCTTTGGCGGACCGATGAGCACCATCCCCTGGGACCAGTTCGAGGTCAATGAGCGTCTGTTTGGCGCAAAGACCGACTATGATGAGGAGATCTACACGACCAAGCTTGATCGCTCGGGCGCCGGCTTCAAGAAGCGGGAGCGCGACGCTGACCGCATTGCGAATGAGATCCTTTCG AAAACGTCGAATAACTCGCACATGGCCGAAGAGCGTGGTCAGGCGACCCCAGGTGAtaaggacgaggaggaaaAGTACTCTGGCGTCGTTCGCAACCCCAACGCCTACGTTCCGCCTGGTGCGCGCAAGGGCGGAGCTGGAATCCCCGCTCGCAAGCCCGAGCAACCCAAGGCAGAGGCcaagcctgccgccgccgccgccgccgccgacaaggcccCAGAGGTCGCCGCTCCTGTTCCCGTTACTCCGGCGAGCAAGACCAACGGCTCGGCTCCCTCGGCCCCTCCCGCCActgcgcctgctgccgccgaggccccGACTATCCCCATTGTCCAGGCTCCTTCCCCGACCCCCGCTTCCATCCCCACCCGATCCTCTGCCGACCCAGTGATCGACCCAGCGATCGCTTCGCAGGGACCccgtgccgcgccgacgaccatgATGCGCAGCACGAGCCAAGTTCCTCCTGCGTCCAACGGGACtgatgccgccgcggctgtGCCGCTCAGCACGTCGCCTGCTCTCCAGTCCATCCCCCCAATGGGTGCCGTTGTGGACCAGGCACGCCAGTTTGTCAACTTGGAGCGGGAACGCGTCGAGGCTCGCAAGCAGTCGATGGCCAAGACGGAGCGCGCCCACGTCCTGTCTGACCTCAAGGCGTGGCAGTCCAAGTTCAAGGTGCCGCTCCCTATCCCCAAGGATATTCTGCCGATCCtcaccaaggacgaggtgAAGCAGAAGGCCATTGAGGAGAAGGCCACAAAGGCGCTGCACGAGGAGAAGCCAAAGGCGGCGTCCAAGTCGCCTTCGCCATCGCCGgcaccccccgccgctgctgcggttgccgcccgccctcCCCCATCGCCTCAGCCGGATGCTCCaaagccggcggcggcggctggcccCAAGAAGATTGCCATGAAGATTCCAGAGATCCCTCCGTTCAAACGCAAGGCACCACCTGCAGTGCCCGTGCCGGAGACGGCAGCGCAGAACATTTCGCTCGTCACCTCGCCGACTCCGTCGCACACTTCCATCACCTCGGGTGGAGCAGCCGCCAAGCTGAACCCCAACGCGTCGGCGTTTGTCTTCAAGCCTAACCCTTCTGCAGCGGCATTCAAGCCATCCGACTCGTCGGCAGTCAACAGCCCTGCCTCGCAGGCTGCCAAGCTGCCAGGCACGCCGGTCCTGGCCGGTGCTggtgcggctgcggctgctgcctcgtcgacctcaaaCTCGTCCAAGAACCCGTTCTACCGCGAGGGACCTCCAAAGCGCCTGACTGTCAACCCTCGCGACGACTTTAACCCCTTCAGGCACGGCCaggtgccgtcggcgtcggcagtgGCACCCCAGTGGCCATACACTGGTCGCCGCTCATCTGTCGCGCTGAGCGGGCCTCCTGTGCACCCGGGCATGCAGCCTGGGTCGTTTGAAGGCGAGgacccgtcgtcgcctcACCAGGGACCTCCTCCGATGTTGCAAGGTGGCGTGCCTCCGCAGTTCATGAATTACTACCGGTATCCGCCAGGCATGCACCCGCAGATGCAGGGCGGTATGCTGGGACCCATGTTCCAGCCTGGCTCTGGCTTCATCTCTCCTCAGCAGATGGGCCAGTCGCCTAGCCACCATGGGCAGCCACCCCACCCTGGGCCGAACGGAATGCCATTGTACTTCCCCAATGGCATGCCTC CCAACGCCCAATTCTTCCCTCCTCAGATGCAGTACCACCCCAACGGACCTGGACGACCCGGCCCCGGAGGACCGATGTTCTACACGGGCCAAATCCCACACCAGGCTCCTCACA TGCAGCCGCAGTTGTCGTTCACGGGCCAGCCGGGAGGCCAGCCCCACTTCCAGCAGCAGTCATTACCTCCGCAGGGTgggccgccagcgccaccccAGCATGGGTTTGAGGGATCGCCGGTGCATGGGTCGAAGGGATGA